A genome region from Gemmatimonadota bacterium includes the following:
- a CDS encoding alanine racemase yields the protein MHTDDMLNEVETPAVLLDETRMMGNLRAMQDLADRHGVALRPHIKTHKSLEIGRRQIGLGASGVTVATVDEAQVFIEGGFESITVARPVVSPSKWDRLLSAARDQGADVRVVTDSKEGIQVAGELAAAHDRTVGLFLKIDVGLHRCGLLPDDPHIGELAGMILDHANLEFRGILSHAGHVYGSKSQAEAAGIAEVERRTMVAVRDALQSDGLPVREVSVGATPAVLATERFDGITEIRPGNYVFLDLLPVRVGVARVVDVALTVLATVISRNDRYFVTDAGSKTLTSDTGVHGMTGNQGFGLTYPASGFLEPDCEMIVEKVSEEHGMVGRNGLDLAIGSKIRVVPVHSCPVANLARSYTVLTTDGIETWPVNAAGGSR from the coding sequence ATGCACACAGACGACATGCTCAACGAGGTGGAAACGCCCGCCGTATTGCTCGATGAGACCAGGATGATGGGCAATCTGCGCGCCATGCAGGACCTGGCGGACCGGCACGGCGTCGCGCTGCGTCCCCACATCAAGACCCACAAGTCCCTGGAAATCGGCCGGAGACAGATCGGCCTGGGTGCATCGGGCGTCACCGTCGCCACGGTGGACGAGGCGCAGGTCTTCATCGAGGGCGGGTTCGAGTCCATCACCGTCGCCCGGCCGGTGGTATCGCCATCGAAGTGGGACCGGCTGCTGTCCGCTGCGCGGGATCAGGGCGCTGATGTGCGGGTGGTGACCGACTCGAAGGAGGGCATCCAGGTGGCGGGCGAGCTGGCAGCGGCCCACGACCGGACCGTCGGACTGTTTCTTAAAATCGACGTGGGGCTGCACCGGTGCGGACTGCTGCCTGACGACCCGCATATCGGGGAACTGGCCGGGATGATCCTCGATCATGCCAATCTGGAATTCCGAGGCATCCTGTCCCACGCCGGTCACGTGTACGGTTCGAAATCCCAAGCAGAGGCCGCCGGAATCGCGGAAGTGGAGCGCCGCACCATGGTCGCCGTGCGCGATGCCTTGCAGTCGGACGGCCTTCCGGTCCGAGAGGTCTCCGTGGGCGCCACGCCGGCCGTCCTCGCTACGGAGCGTTTCGACGGGATTACGGAAATCAGGCCCGGGAACTATGTTTTTCTCGACCTGCTCCCCGTCCGCGTGGGCGTGGCCCGGGTAGTCGACGTCGCCCTGACCGTGCTGGCCACCGTGATCAGCAGGAACGATCGATACTTCGTAACGGATGCCGGGTCGAAGACGCTGACTTCGGATACGGGCGTCCACGGCATGACGGGCAACCAGGGTTTCGGCCTGACCTATCCAGCATCGGGATTCCTCGAACCCGATTGTGAAATGATCGTCGAAAAGGTCTCGGAAGAGCATGGCATGGTCGGCCGAAACGGGCTCGATCTGGCCATCGGGTCGAAGATCCGCGTGGTGCCGGTACACAGCTGTCCCGTGGCGAACCTGGCCCGGTCGTATACCGTCCTGACTACGGACGGGATCGAGACCTGGCCGGTGAATGCGGCGGGCGGGTCAAGGTAG
- a CDS encoding nuclear transport factor 2 family protein has product MWGRSATPCRSARSCMARRLPIILVSSSNTAGVSTSLSMSSVCMVGSVTGSPMGKEPRWMFLDYTQRVNPSARVRPIILRGHPPGRPSWPPIVRFSNLTRHTNERHIFRAATCEQFTLHLGEHGMARQKAVDLAKRYVERSNRHVLDDVFPLFDLEATYRSSQFGLFEGLDQIRDMMTGFFTTFPDVHWTVDDYRAESDDTASFEFTMRASHAETGQPVERRGLETITFTGEGLIRHVEVEVAQPG; this is encoded by the coding sequence ATGTGGGGACGCAGCGCGACGCCGTGCCGGTCCGCCAGGTCCTGCATGGCGCGCAGATTGCCCATCATCCTGGTCTCATCGAGCAATACGGCGGGCGTTTCCACCTCGTTGAGCATGTCGTCTGTGTGCATGGTTGGATCCGTCACCGGGTCACCGATGGGTAAAGAGCCACGTTGGATGTTCCTAGATTATACGCAGCGCGTCAACCCTTCGGCGCGTGTCCGCCCGATCATCCTCCGAGGCCATCCCCCAGGCCGTCCTTCGTGGCCGCCTATCGTGCGGTTTTCCAACTTGACACGACATACAAATGAAAGGCACATTTTCCGGGCAGCCACCTGCGAACAGTTTACGCTTCACCTCGGGGAGCATGGCATGGCTCGTCAAAAAGCGGTGGACCTGGCAAAGCGGTATGTCGAACGATCGAATCGTCACGTGCTGGACGATGTGTTTCCCCTGTTCGACCTCGAAGCCACCTACCGGTCGTCGCAGTTCGGTCTGTTCGAGGGTCTGGACCAGATCCGGGACATGATGACCGGCTTCTTTACCACCTTCCCCGATGTGCACTGGACGGTGGACGACTATCGCGCAGAATCCGACGATACGGCCTCCTTCGAATTCACGATGCGGGCCAGCCATGCAGAAACCGGACAGCCCGTGGAGCGCCGGGGACTCGAAACGATCACATTCACGGGGGAAGGACTGATTCGCCACGTCGAGGTCGAAGTCGCGCAGCCGGGTTGA
- a CDS encoding HigA family addiction module antidote protein, with product MNEPITPGEILLEDYLKPMGISQNAMARAIGVSPRAINEIVHGRRSITPSMSIRFGAFFNQSDQFWHGIQVECDFRKVAGDKPRLIDGIQPATALTQTR from the coding sequence ATGAACGAACCCATCACACCCGGCGAGATCCTGCTCGAGGATTATCTCAAGCCAATGGGCATTTCGCAGAATGCCATGGCTCGTGCCATCGGGGTTTCCCCTCGGGCAATCAATGAGATCGTGCACGGTCGGCGGTCGATAACGCCATCCATGTCGATTCGCTTTGGAGCCTTTTTCAATCAGTCAGATCAATTCTGGCATGGGATCCAGGTGGAATGCGACTTTAGAAAGGTCGCTGGGGACAAACCTCGGCTCATCGACGGGATCCAACCCGCGACCGCACTGACGCAAACCCGCTGA
- a CDS encoding radical SAM protein — MRKSIKHILFLEPKSSHLHVYSDAYIPRIGCLVLATIMRDLGYGVRVMLEEVEDIDTNEFGEADLICISSLTSTAPGSYQYADFIRNVYPEKTIVMGGTHPTFVPDEALEHCDFVVRGEGEDALVELVRCLESGADYRGIANLSWVEDGRPIHNPERPKAEDLDVLPIPDFSLVPSGRLDIMSIQTQRGCPWDCSFCTVTKLNGHKLRGHSVERVLDMLEAYTKMPNFSYLFFADDIFNVPVDRTMAIMQGMIDRKLIIPWAAQMRHEISKQPELMKKMREAGCDRVMVGFESIDETALELYGKKETAHDVEVAIDAIHDHGIDLHAMFIAGADSDHPETIKTQFEFAKKKDLATSQCMILTYLPGSEDTIRYDLQGGEYLSRDWSHYDGHHANHPVPNMTRYELVNTVMEGMKGMYAPHRIASKLASAAFNALRLNKREAARQLRNGLLRLNGYSILQRWFKEHTEYLADLRAENVSLSPDRYKRVVLAVSNVDVSRVLRTFLAEMNIRVEEFSEEKISALKDSDLVVMAGEMVDDVRARVQNLHIFPVHDKNTRMDRTLTQLGILFTENVDKVREAIAAVHFQPAQGKVATGDA, encoded by the coding sequence ATGCGTAAAAGTATCAAGCACATCCTCTTTCTCGAACCGAAATCCTCCCACCTTCACGTGTATTCGGACGCCTATATCCCGCGCATCGGGTGCCTGGTGCTCGCGACCATTATGCGGGACCTGGGCTACGGCGTCCGTGTGATGCTGGAAGAGGTGGAAGACATCGACACGAACGAGTTCGGGGAAGCCGATCTGATCTGCATCTCCTCCCTGACGTCCACGGCGCCCGGATCGTACCAGTACGCCGATTTCATCCGGAACGTCTATCCCGAGAAGACGATCGTGATGGGTGGAACGCATCCGACGTTCGTGCCCGACGAAGCCCTGGAGCACTGCGACTTCGTCGTGCGCGGCGAGGGGGAGGATGCCCTGGTCGAACTGGTCCGGTGCCTGGAGTCCGGCGCCGACTACCGCGGCATCGCCAACCTGTCCTGGGTGGAGGACGGAAGGCCGATCCACAACCCGGAGCGGCCCAAGGCGGAGGATCTCGACGTGCTGCCCATACCGGACTTCAGCCTGGTACCGTCCGGCAGGCTGGACATCATGTCGATACAGACGCAGCGGGGTTGTCCCTGGGACTGCAGTTTCTGTACGGTGACCAAGCTGAACGGGCACAAGCTGCGCGGCCATTCCGTCGAGCGCGTGCTCGATATGCTGGAAGCCTATACGAAGATGCCGAATTTTAGCTATCTCTTCTTCGCCGATGACATCTTCAACGTGCCGGTGGACCGCACCATGGCCATCATGCAGGGGATGATCGACCGGAAGCTGATCATCCCGTGGGCGGCGCAGATGCGCCACGAGATCTCGAAGCAGCCGGAACTGATGAAGAAAATGCGCGAGGCGGGATGCGACCGCGTGATGGTCGGTTTCGAATCCATCGACGAGACCGCCCTGGAGCTGTACGGCAAGAAGGAGACGGCCCACGACGTGGAGGTGGCCATCGACGCGATCCATGATCATGGAATCGACCTCCACGCCATGTTCATCGCCGGCGCCGACTCGGATCATCCGGAGACCATCAAGACCCAGTTCGAATTCGCCAAGAAGAAGGATCTGGCGACGTCGCAGTGCATGATCCTGACCTACCTGCCCGGTTCCGAAGACACCATCCGCTACGACCTGCAGGGCGGGGAGTACCTGAGCCGCGACTGGAGCCATTACGACGGCCATCACGCCAACCACCCCGTACCGAACATGACCCGCTACGAGCTGGTCAACACGGTGATGGAAGGGATGAAGGGCATGTACGCGCCGCACCGCATCGCGTCCAAGCTCGCCAGCGCCGCGTTCAACGCGCTCAGGCTCAACAAGCGGGAAGCCGCGCGTCAGCTGCGCAACGGCCTGCTGCGCCTGAACGGATACTCCATCCTTCAGCGGTGGTTCAAGGAGCACACCGAGTACCTGGCCGATCTCCGCGCCGAGAACGTGTCCCTGTCGCCGGACCGCTACAAGCGCGTGGTGCTGGCTGTCTCCAACGTGGACGTGAGCCGGGTGCTTCGCACGTTCCTGGCCGAGATGAACATCCGCGTGGAAGAGTTCAGCGAGGAGAAGATCTCAGCACTTAAGGACTCCGACCTGGTCGTCATGGCCGGCGAGATGGTGGACGACGTGAGAGCCCGGGTCCAGAACCTGCACATCTTCCCCGTGCACGACAAGAACACGCGGATGGACCGGACCCTGACCCAGCTCGGCATTCTCTTCACCGAGAACGTGGACAAGGTACGCGAGGCCATCGCCGCGGTGCACTTCCAGCCCGCCCAGGGCAAGGTGGCGACCGGCGACGCCTGA
- a CDS encoding sulfatase yields the protein MSQSLPNILFIMSDDHASHAISAYGSRINRTPHIDRIGSEGMRFDNCFCTNSICTPSRAAILTGTYNHVNGVTTLDTHLDGRLLNYPKVLQEHGYQTAVVGKWHLGHGGIHDPTGFDHWNVLPGQGLYHDPEMIEMGERSTRSGYTTDLITDYGLEWLRGRDRERPFCLMVHHKAPHRPWEPDDKHATMYEEQDIPEPETFDDDYSNRAQAAAAARMRVERDLNAEDLKVPVPEGLSPAEEKSWKYQRYIKDYLRCVASIDDNVGRMLDFIDEEDIGEETIVIYTSDQGFFLGDHGWYDKRFMYEESLRMPFLIRYPREVAPGSVNGDMILNVDFPATFLDCAGVGIPSSFQGRSFRPLLRGETPADWQTSMYYRYWMHGAHHNVCAHYGVRTLRYKLIYYYGDPLGQEGAIGPKSQPEWELFDLEKDPCELNSVYADPEYAEVVAELKEELARLQEKVGDEPYGTLHH from the coding sequence ATGTCCCAGTCACTTCCGAACATCCTGTTCATCATGTCCGACGACCACGCGTCTCACGCCATCAGCGCCTATGGAAGCCGCATCAACCGAACCCCCCATATCGACCGGATCGGATCGGAAGGCATGCGGTTCGACAACTGCTTCTGCACCAACTCCATCTGCACGCCCAGCCGCGCGGCGATTCTGACGGGCACGTACAACCACGTAAACGGCGTCACCACGCTGGACACCCACCTGGACGGCCGTTTGCTGAACTATCCCAAGGTGCTGCAGGAACACGGGTACCAGACGGCGGTGGTGGGCAAGTGGCACCTGGGGCACGGCGGCATCCACGATCCCACGGGCTTCGACCACTGGAACGTTCTCCCCGGCCAGGGCCTGTACCACGATCCCGAGATGATCGAGATGGGAGAGCGGTCGACGCGAAGCGGGTACACCACCGACCTGATCACGGACTATGGGCTGGAATGGCTCCGCGGGCGTGACCGGGAACGCCCCTTCTGCCTCATGGTGCATCACAAGGCGCCGCACCGGCCCTGGGAGCCCGATGACAAGCACGCCACGATGTATGAAGAGCAGGACATTCCGGAGCCGGAGACCTTCGACGACGACTATTCGAACCGTGCCCAGGCCGCCGCGGCCGCACGGATGCGCGTCGAACGCGATCTCAACGCCGAGGACCTGAAGGTACCCGTGCCGGAGGGCCTGTCTCCCGCAGAGGAAAAAAGCTGGAAGTACCAACGGTACATCAAGGACTACCTGCGGTGCGTGGCCTCGATCGACGACAACGTGGGCAGGATGCTGGACTTCATCGACGAGGAGGACATCGGTGAGGAGACTATCGTGATCTACACGTCGGACCAGGGGTTCTTCCTCGGCGACCACGGCTGGTACGACAAGCGCTTCATGTACGAGGAATCCCTGCGCATGCCCTTCCTGATCCGCTACCCGAGGGAGGTGGCGCCGGGCAGCGTGAACGGCGACATGATCCTGAACGTCGACTTCCCGGCGACCTTTCTGGACTGCGCCGGCGTGGGCATACCGTCCTCATTCCAGGGTCGTTCGTTCCGGCCCCTGCTGCGCGGCGAGACCCCGGCCGACTGGCAGACGTCCATGTACTACCGGTACTGGATGCACGGCGCACACCACAACGTCTGCGCCCACTACGGCGTCCGGACCCTTCGGTACAAGCTGATCTATTATTATGGCGATCCGCTCGGACAGGAAGGCGCGATCGGCCCGAAGTCGCAGCCGGAATGGGAACTCTTCGACCTGGAAAAGGACCCCTGCGAGCTGAACAGCGTGTACGCGGATCCGGAGTACGCGGAGGTGGTCGCGGAGTTGAAGGAAGAGCTGGCGCGGTTGCAGGAGAAAGTGGGGGATGAGCCGTACGGCACCCTACATCATTGA
- a CDS encoding threonine/serine dehydratase, with amino-acid sequence MHPLLSEILSAEERIRSHVLQTPLIHSMPLSAKTGADAYLKMESEQHTNSFKARGAMNKVLSLAGEERSRGVVTSSTGNHAQGVARACMITGCPGTIYLPNGVDPSKIEAIKQYPVDLVFHDGNPLETELHAKQQAAALGRTWISPYNDPQIIGGQGTIGIELSQQLSTIDDVFVTVGGGGLIGGIAVYLKAHSPGTRIIGCQPDRSAAMYYCVRAGRIVSTEHGETLSDGSAGDVEPGSITFPVCRELVDDYILVSEHEIGEAIRFMVHAHHKIVEGAAGVAVAALLKRKDAFRGRTVAIVICGANIAASTLKTVLAS; translated from the coding sequence ATGCATCCCTTACTCTCCGAAATACTTAGCGCGGAAGAACGCATCAGGTCCCATGTCCTGCAAACGCCCCTGATCCATTCCATGCCGCTGTCGGCTAAAACCGGGGCGGATGCCTACTTGAAGATGGAAAGCGAGCAGCACACCAACTCCTTCAAGGCGCGCGGGGCCATGAACAAGGTGCTGTCGCTGGCCGGCGAGGAGAGGTCCCGGGGCGTGGTGACGTCCTCGACGGGCAACCATGCGCAGGGCGTCGCCCGGGCCTGCATGATCACCGGCTGTCCGGGGACCATCTACCTGCCAAACGGCGTCGATCCTTCCAAGATTGAGGCGATCAAACAGTATCCCGTGGACCTGGTCTTCCACGACGGCAATCCGCTCGAAACGGAGTTGCATGCAAAGCAGCAGGCCGCCGCGCTGGGAAGGACCTGGATCTCGCCCTACAACGATCCGCAGATCATCGGCGGCCAGGGTACCATCGGCATTGAACTGTCGCAGCAACTGTCCACCATCGACGATGTGTTCGTTACTGTCGGCGGCGGCGGGCTGATCGGAGGGATCGCCGTTTATCTGAAGGCGCACAGCCCGGGTACGCGGATCATCGGCTGCCAGCCCGATCGGTCGGCGGCCATGTATTACTGCGTTCGCGCGGGCCGCATCGTGAGCACCGAGCACGGCGAAACGCTTTCCGACGGTTCGGCGGGCGACGTGGAGCCGGGATCGATCACCTTCCCGGTCTGCCGCGAACTGGTAGACGACTACATCCTGGTGTCGGAGCATGAAATCGGCGAGGCCATCCGGTTCATGGTCCATGCTCATCACAAGATCGTCGAAGGCGCCGCCGGCGTCGCCGTGGCGGCCCTGCTGAAACGAAAAGACGCATTCCGTGGACGAACCGTGGCCATCGTCATCTGCGGCGCAAACATCGCCGCCTCGACGCTCAAGACTGTCCTGGCTTCCTGA
- the carA gene encoding glutamine-hydrolyzing carbamoyl-phosphate synthase small subunit: MEAWLALEDGTVYEGESFGATGKKVGEVVFNTSMIGYQEVLTDPSYKGQIVTMTYPLIGNYGVNPGDLESLHPHVEGFVVREYQRNPSNWRSTGSLDRFLDDHGVVGISGIDTRALTRRLRVDGVMRGVISSGAADPETLVQQARAVPRMVGQDLVREVTTDRPYRWEGDRRIYVDPPDDDPEGIWNGFDEPGTHRVVVMDYGVKHNILRNLARRGCQVLVLPADYTAEQVLRLNPDGIMLSNGPGDPGAVQYAIEELKVLIERKPIFGICIGHQLLGMALGGERFKLKFGHRGANQPVRQNESGRVEITAQNHGFAIDADTLDESEVELTHINLNDRTLEGLRHRRYPVFSVQYHPEASPGPHDADYLFDRFIASMQ; the protein is encoded by the coding sequence ATGGAGGCATGGCTGGCCCTGGAAGACGGCACAGTCTACGAAGGCGAATCCTTTGGCGCTACCGGGAAAAAGGTGGGAGAAGTCGTTTTCAACACCAGCATGATCGGATACCAGGAGGTATTGACCGACCCGTCGTACAAAGGTCAGATCGTCACCATGACCTACCCGTTGATTGGGAATTACGGCGTGAATCCCGGCGACCTGGAATCGCTCCACCCCCACGTGGAAGGATTCGTGGTTCGGGAGTACCAGCGGAACCCGAGCAATTGGCGCTCGACCGGCAGTCTCGACCGCTTCCTGGACGACCATGGCGTCGTTGGCATTTCCGGAATCGATACCCGGGCACTTACCCGCAGGCTCCGCGTTGACGGGGTCATGCGCGGCGTGATAAGTTCCGGCGCGGCGGACCCTGAGACGCTCGTTCAACAGGCCAGGGCCGTGCCCAGAATGGTTGGCCAGGACCTGGTCCGCGAAGTGACCACGGACCGGCCGTACCGGTGGGAGGGAGATCGTCGTATCTACGTGGACCCTCCCGACGACGATCCGGAGGGGATCTGGAACGGCTTCGACGAACCCGGAACCCATCGGGTCGTCGTCATGGATTACGGCGTAAAGCACAATATACTGAGGAACCTGGCGCGTCGGGGCTGCCAGGTGCTCGTCCTGCCGGCGGACTACACGGCCGAGCAGGTGCTGCGGCTGAACCCCGACGGCATCATGTTGTCCAACGGTCCCGGCGATCCGGGCGCCGTACAATACGCCATTGAAGAGTTGAAAGTCCTGATCGAGCGGAAGCCCATATTCGGCATCTGCATCGGTCACCAGTTACTGGGCATGGCGCTGGGCGGAGAACGGTTCAAGCTGAAGTTCGGCCACCGGGGCGCCAATCAGCCCGTGCGGCAGAACGAATCGGGTCGGGTGGAAATCACCGCCCAGAACCACGGCTTCGCCATCGACGCCGATACCCTCGACGAATCCGAGGTGGAACTGACCCATATCAATCTGAATGACCGGACGTTAGAGGGGCTCAGGCACCGGCGGTATCCGGTTTTCTCGGTACAGTATCACCCCGAAGCGTCACCGGGACCGCACGACGCCGATTACCTGTTCGACCGATTCATCGCATCCATGCAGTAG
- a CDS encoding ATP-dependent helicase has product MVETHSAICPAPFSPDEVSRWERKGRGLAVFRCPDTFSLPEVESRPGTAFLVDPDEEREIPGDPNRLVLKLTSRCTPDLNSLVNRIVLPAYRLHIPLYLLASWNEEDLDTGAVRIPDKEEIEAAMLPLLKEQLRSLLAFTCVVFPNVEALYASRKPWMTPVEVMMREGLTRAGLPHRIHVRLGPACVDALVGDPQDGDLHDGEPHDGEPHNGAIVVEIDGRGFVRDDWLRSDTVLTEIHGIREVIRFGGSEVVHDLDACVEKVRSTLTRRGGGSGCGNKPQIRMPDPNPGLAGEQASCLNPRAGVVLTLAPAGSGKTRVLTRRVVEAVRGGIKPDRILCVVFNKAASEVMSERIHGDAGLPGVHIRTLHSLGYEICRQAPDSPYAGYGVVTDQTLPGGLTDLFREVLKADFEQHASAAPYPFPEHLVVAYEEAASQHRRTLASAGGDETCAEIEGFDGRQAHRIREEVDRRMNAKALMTFDEQLFRAVEILMEHPTARSVYQHRFDSVLVDEVQDLTPVQFLMLRLLSLPLNNLFAVGDDDQMINTFTGADPENIRSFQRWYPGAAIHTLGANYRCRPDIVTRSASVISHNVNRFDKPIRPVQVQAGPGRDTIRIIACPSLETETDAVVRTIRRWRKGGYGYGDMAVLVRVQSIAAPLQSALKEADLPFDPMDAGALFQSHAGRTLGAYFDVIARDERADPLSYALSLSFPSRRLSNEQLRDAAALGRRFFVRMDSLSSGRTDGPRVEVVASDVVANEVVANVETYRNCVEFLRGVYASPDGSPVGFLDELLERTGLGAYYMRQEENSRQRMTASSAESIDSIRQIAARYVCTKAFVDAYLEAMVSEAVADPMDRVHSGTSGDDRITVTTIHRSKGDEYKGVILFHVVEDILPHRRMTGSEADIEEERRVFYVALTRAEERLCITTQRKHPSRFLAEMKTAGGGSRLMGLRGQLSRVRPISIARSVLGRCRRMLP; this is encoded by the coding sequence ATGGTTGAAACACATTCGGCGATTTGTCCGGCCCCGTTCTCGCCGGACGAGGTGTCCCGTTGGGAACGAAAGGGCCGTGGCCTTGCCGTTTTCCGGTGTCCCGACACGTTTTCGCTGCCTGAAGTCGAGTCCCGTCCGGGTACGGCCTTCCTGGTCGATCCGGATGAAGAACGAGAGATACCGGGCGATCCGAACCGCCTTGTGCTGAAATTGACGTCACGGTGCACGCCCGACCTGAACAGCCTTGTGAACCGCATCGTGCTTCCGGCGTACAGACTGCACATCCCCTTGTACCTGCTCGCCTCATGGAACGAGGAAGACCTGGATACCGGGGCGGTCCGCATACCGGACAAAGAAGAGATCGAAGCAGCGATGTTGCCGCTCTTGAAAGAACAGCTTCGGTCTCTCCTGGCATTCACATGCGTTGTGTTTCCGAATGTCGAGGCGCTTTATGCGTCGAGGAAGCCCTGGATGACCCCAGTGGAAGTCATGATGCGCGAAGGACTTACCCGGGCCGGCCTGCCTCACCGGATTCACGTTCGGCTGGGACCGGCCTGCGTCGACGCGCTGGTTGGCGACCCGCAGGATGGCGACCTGCACGATGGCGAACCGCACGATGGCGAACCACATAATGGCGCAATTGTGGTGGAGATCGACGGAAGGGGGTTTGTCCGAGACGACTGGCTTCGGTCGGACACGGTGCTGACCGAAATACACGGCATACGAGAGGTCATCCGGTTCGGCGGGAGTGAAGTCGTGCACGATCTCGATGCGTGTGTCGAGAAGGTTCGTTCGACGCTGACGAGACGGGGAGGTGGATCCGGCTGCGGAAACAAGCCACAGATCCGGATGCCTGACCCGAATCCTGGTCTTGCGGGGGAGCAGGCCAGTTGCCTGAACCCCCGCGCCGGCGTGGTGCTCACCCTCGCCCCGGCGGGTTCCGGCAAGACGCGGGTGTTGACACGCCGGGTCGTGGAAGCCGTTCGGGGCGGAATAAAACCCGACCGGATATTGTGCGTGGTCTTCAACAAGGCGGCGAGCGAGGTCATGTCCGAGCGTATACACGGCGATGCCGGACTGCCAGGCGTCCATATCCGAACGTTGCACAGCCTGGGATACGAGATCTGCAGGCAGGCGCCGGACAGCCCCTACGCGGGCTACGGCGTCGTTACCGATCAGACGCTGCCGGGCGGGTTGACCGATCTTTTCAGAGAGGTGCTGAAGGCGGATTTCGAGCAGCACGCATCAGCTGCGCCCTATCCCTTCCCCGAGCATCTCGTCGTCGCGTACGAGGAAGCGGCTTCACAGCACAGGAGAACGCTGGCGTCCGCCGGTGGAGACGAAACCTGTGCCGAGATCGAAGGATTCGACGGCCGCCAGGCGCACAGAATCCGCGAGGAAGTGGATCGCCGGATGAACGCGAAAGCCCTGATGACCTTCGACGAGCAGTTGTTCCGGGCCGTGGAAATCCTCATGGAGCATCCCACTGCCCGTTCGGTCTACCAGCACCGCTTCGATTCGGTCCTCGTGGACGAGGTCCAGGACCTTACCCCCGTACAGTTCCTGATGCTCCGGCTGCTCTCCCTGCCCCTGAACAACCTGTTTGCGGTGGGCGATGACGACCAGATGATCAACACCTTCACCGGGGCGGACCCCGAGAACATCCGCTCGTTTCAGCGGTGGTATCCGGGCGCGGCGATCCACACTCTGGGCGCGAATTACCGGTGCAGGCCGGACATCGTAACCCGTTCCGCCAGCGTCATTTCCCACAACGTCAACCGCTTCGACAAGCCTATCCGTCCCGTACAGGTCCAGGCCGGACCGGGCAGGGACACCATCCGGATCATCGCATGTCCTTCACTGGAAACGGAAACCGATGCCGTGGTACGCACTATTCGCCGATGGAGAAAAGGGGGTTACGGATACGGGGACATGGCCGTCCTGGTCCGCGTCCAGTCGATCGCGGCGCCCCTGCAGTCCGCGCTCAAGGAGGCGGACCTGCCCTTCGACCCCATGGACGCCGGCGCACTGTTCCAATCCCACGCGGGAAGGACCCTGGGGGCGTATTTCGACGTTATCGCCCGTGATGAGCGGGCCGATCCTCTGTCCTATGCCCTCAGCCTTTCCTTCCCTTCCAGGCGACTCTCCAATGAACAGTTGCGCGATGCGGCGGCACTTGGCCGCCGGTTCTTCGTCCGAATGGACAGTCTGTCCAGTGGGCGAACCGACGGGCCGCGGGTTGAGGTGGTCGCCAGTGACGTGGTCGCTAATGAGGTGGTCGCCAATGTAGAGACATACCGGAACTGTGTCGAATTCCTGCGCGGCGTCTATGCTTCACCAGACGGGTCTCCAGTTGGGTTTCTCGATGAATTACTGGAGCGAACGGGCCTTGGCGCATACTACATGAGGCAGGAGGAGAACAGCCGGCAGCGCATGACCGCATCCAGCGCGGAATCCATCGATTCCATTCGCCAGATTGCCGCCCGATATGTCTGCACGAAAGCATTCGTGGATGCGTACCTGGAGGCGATGGTCTCCGAAGCCGTCGCGGACCCGATGGACCGCGTTCATTCCGGTACGTCCGGGGACGATCGCATTACCGTTACCACGATTCACCGGAGCAAGGGGGACGAATACAAGGGCGTCATCCTCTTCCACGTGGTGGAGGACATCCTGCCCCACCGGCGGATGACCGGATCAGAAGCGGATATCGAGGAGGAACGGCGCGTATTCTACGTTGCCCTGACGCGGGCCGAGGAAAGGCTGTGCATCACGACGCAGCGTAAGCATCCGTCCCGGTTCCTGGCCGAGATGAAGACTGCCGGTGGAGGTAGCCGACTGATGGGCTTGCGCGGACAGCTGTCGCGTGTCCGTCCGATTTCGATAGCACGATCCGTCCTGGGCCGCTGCCGCCGAATGCTACCTTGA